Proteins from one Gimesia maris genomic window:
- the bufB gene encoding MNIO family bufferin maturase translates to MRAPRLGHENLGLGVGLRTVHFSHILEHQPEVDWFEIISENFMDSNGRPRAVLEQIAEHYPIVMHGVSLSIGSTDPLNREYLEKLKRLAEGMNARWISDHVCWTGVAGRNSHDLLPIPYNEATLSHLVERIGIVQDILERPLVLENPSSYLEFQDSTMSESEFVCRMAEEADCGLLLDVNNVYVSSVNHDFDPVAYVEAIPAERVVQCHLAGHTNCGTHLIDTHDGHVIDPVWNLFRLLHQRTGGVATLLEWDAEIPPFPVVHQEVLKARQYMDENLPMQKEVKTEIESVHVDSRAIPHPASFIVAEVE, encoded by the coding sequence ATGCGGGCACCACGACTGGGACATGAGAATCTGGGGCTGGGGGTTGGTCTGCGGACGGTTCACTTCTCTCATATTCTGGAACATCAGCCGGAAGTAGACTGGTTCGAAATCATTTCCGAAAACTTTATGGATTCAAACGGCCGTCCTCGAGCCGTGCTGGAACAGATTGCAGAACACTATCCGATCGTCATGCATGGCGTGTCACTGTCGATAGGCAGTACGGATCCGCTGAACCGCGAGTACCTGGAAAAACTGAAACGGCTGGCAGAAGGGATGAACGCACGCTGGATTTCCGACCATGTCTGCTGGACTGGTGTTGCCGGACGCAATTCACATGATCTGCTTCCGATCCCTTATAATGAAGCGACACTTTCGCACCTGGTCGAACGGATTGGTATTGTACAGGACATCCTCGAAAGACCGCTGGTTCTGGAGAACCCCAGCAGCTATCTCGAATTTCAGGATTCCACAATGAGTGAATCTGAGTTCGTCTGTCGCATGGCGGAAGAAGCAGACTGTGGCTTACTGCTGGATGTCAATAACGTCTATGTTTCCAGTGTGAACCATGATTTTGATCCGGTCGCCTATGTGGAAGCAATACCTGCTGAGCGGGTTGTGCAGTGTCATCTTGCCGGACACACCAATTGTGGAACACATCTGATTGATACCCACGACGGGCATGTGATTGATCCGGTCTGGAATCTGTTTCGATTACTGCATCAGCGTACCGGGGGAGTGGCGACGCTGCTGGAATGGGACGCAGAGATCCCCCCGTTCCCAGTCGTACATCAGGAGGTATTAAAAGCCAGGCAGTACATGGATGAAAATCTCCCAATGCAGAAAGAAGTGAAAACGGAGATAGAGTCTGTCCACGTTGATTCTCGGGCCATTCCTCATCCAGCATCGTTTATTGTGGCAGAAGTCGAATGA
- a CDS encoding DUF255 domain-containing protein, producing the protein MRAGHFIIFSLSLITLPLFSDSVSAEEIKWQTNLKQAAQQARADDKAMLIQIGASWCGFCHKMDRETYKDPKVIKHVNSCFVPIRVDADENSELVEAIGVAGLPTTVIITPELKIVKKISGYVAAPEMQGHLSKICLVNHEQAAPARKQQPIQKMSQKQVAPEFAFKSICLVSMLDDQELTEGKPEFTSNYRGQTVCFSSKEHKQKFDAEPESYWPAFEGKCRVSQLERNQSVEGDPYAGGVYRERLVFFTSASERDKFTANPGYYLIRK; encoded by the coding sequence ATGCGTGCCGGGCACTTTATTATATTTTCACTGAGTTTAATTACCCTTCCCTTATTCTCTGATTCCGTATCTGCAGAAGAGATCAAGTGGCAAACCAATCTGAAACAGGCCGCACAACAGGCCCGTGCGGATGACAAGGCCATGTTGATTCAGATCGGAGCTTCATGGTGTGGCTTCTGCCACAAAATGGACAGGGAAACTTATAAAGACCCCAAAGTCATCAAACACGTTAACTCCTGTTTTGTCCCCATTCGTGTGGATGCGGATGAAAACTCAGAGTTGGTCGAAGCGATTGGCGTTGCCGGATTGCCGACCACAGTTATCATCACTCCAGAACTGAAAATTGTAAAAAAGATTTCCGGCTATGTGGCAGCACCCGAAATGCAGGGGCATCTCAGCAAAATCTGTCTGGTGAATCACGAACAGGCAGCGCCTGCCCGTAAACAGCAACCCATCCAGAAAATGAGCCAGAAACAGGTCGCACCTGAATTCGCCTTTAAGAGCATCTGCCTGGTAAGTATGCTGGACGATCAGGAACTGACTGAAGGAAAACCAGAATTTACATCGAATTATCGAGGCCAGACGGTCTGCTTCTCATCAAAAGAGCACAAGCAGAAATTTGATGCAGAACCAGAAAGCTACTGGCCCGCCTTCGAAGGCAAGTGTCGCGTCTCTCAACTGGAACGCAACCAGTCTGTAGAAGGAGATCCTTACGCAGGGGGCGTGTATCGCGAGCGACTGGTATTCTTCACGTCAGCATCTGAACGTGACAAGTTTACTGCGAACCCGGGTTACTACCTGATCAGGAAGTAA
- a CDS encoding YHS domain-containing protein, translated as MNLFRNVMTAAVLLSMVYVSGAVNAAESSQKKEAPVALDGNCAVCLLSGKKVVSGKPEFSVVYDGQTYLFPSEEVKQKFQTAPEKYVPALKGDCTVCYAHHDGLRNPGKIDHISFYEGRVFLFPNESIKAVFDKSPAEYADVDLACDGKCIVCKVDGGKDVPGKPEFTAIYQGLRYQFPSQAVMQKFQKDSAKYVASLTAKKVSTTEAPAASELVSISGTTGCAACEYGVHPKQDPDELGLAVKSNDGKIYVIEGAHASHPDLYKSRFQSLKVSVKGKQIANKGKFVWLKPQSIDTAQ; from the coding sequence ATGAATTTGTTTCGAAACGTAATGACAGCCGCGGTACTGTTATCCATGGTCTATGTCAGTGGTGCTGTGAATGCTGCAGAAAGCAGTCAGAAAAAGGAGGCTCCCGTAGCCCTTGATGGAAACTGTGCGGTCTGCCTGTTAAGCGGCAAAAAAGTAGTTTCCGGGAAGCCGGAGTTTTCTGTTGTCTATGATGGCCAGACCTATCTGTTCCCTTCAGAGGAAGTCAAACAGAAATTTCAAACGGCACCTGAAAAATATGTTCCCGCATTAAAGGGAGACTGCACTGTCTGTTATGCTCATCATGACGGTTTGCGGAACCCGGGCAAGATTGATCATATCAGTTTTTATGAGGGACGTGTCTTTCTGTTTCCGAATGAAAGTATCAAAGCGGTCTTTGATAAATCACCTGCAGAATACGCAGACGTAGATCTGGCCTGCGATGGGAAATGCATCGTCTGTAAAGTAGATGGTGGTAAAGACGTGCCTGGAAAACCGGAATTTACAGCGATCTACCAGGGACTCCGATATCAGTTCCCCAGTCAGGCCGTGATGCAGAAATTCCAGAAAGACTCAGCGAAGTATGTCGCCAGCTTAACTGCAAAAAAGGTATCTACCACTGAAGCGCCAGCTGCATCTGAACTGGTTTCTATCAGCGGCACCACTGGCTGTGCTGCCTGTGAGTATGGAGTACATCCCAAGCAGGATCCAGATGAATTAGGTTTGGCTGTTAAAAGCAACGACGGCAAAATTTATGTGATTGAAGGCGCGCATGCCTCACACCCGGATCTATATAAATCACGATTTCAGAGTTTGAAAGTCAGTGTAAAAGGAAAGCAGATCGCTAACAAAGGAAAATTTGTCTGGCTGAAACCCCAGTCCATTGACACTGCACAGTAA
- a CDS encoding methylated-DNA--[protein]-cysteine S-methyltransferase: MGQRTVSRKRVVPEIEHLTTSCSEKVSCWSLFQTEIGWCGLQGRGDTVERFLMGVPHRNDLLQMIESESAVKGPSSAKKAIESNWYPELQERLQDYFQGAQVEFRDVKLKLTQMTPFQSRVIHALQQIRYGEQISYGKLAEKAGSPRAARAVGTVMASNQIPILIPCHRVIASGGKLGGFSAPQGTSLKEHLLMLESRALL; encoded by the coding sequence ATGGGTCAAAGAACTGTTTCGCGAAAGAGAGTCGTTCCTGAAATAGAACATTTAACCACTTCTTGTTCCGAAAAAGTCTCATGCTGGTCTCTGTTTCAGACGGAAATCGGCTGGTGTGGTCTGCAGGGGAGGGGTGACACTGTAGAACGATTCCTGATGGGAGTGCCTCACCGCAATGATCTGCTGCAGATGATCGAGTCAGAGTCTGCTGTGAAAGGCCCGTCTTCTGCGAAGAAAGCCATTGAATCGAACTGGTATCCGGAACTGCAGGAACGGCTGCAGGATTATTTTCAGGGTGCTCAAGTGGAATTTCGGGATGTAAAACTGAAATTAACCCAGATGACTCCATTTCAATCTCGTGTGATTCACGCCTTGCAGCAGATTCGGTATGGTGAGCAGATTTCTTACGGCAAGCTCGCGGAGAAGGCAGGTTCGCCGCGGGCGGCGCGTGCGGTGGGTACCGTGATGGCTTCGAATCAAATTCCAATTCTGATTCCCTGTCATCGCGTGATTGCATCGGGGGGGAAACTGGGCGGCTTTTCAGCACCACAGGGTACTTCACTTAAAGAGCATCTGTTGATGCTGGAATCCCGGGCACTGCTCTGA
- a CDS encoding pyridoxal phosphate-dependent aminotransferase, giving the protein MALTLSDFAQSLTVETAFSVLAVAKQLKAEGKDVVELEVGDSPFDSTASAKSTGIEAIQNNQSHYCASPGIPEFRKAAAEFVSREFNVSAKPENIVVGPGAKVFEQFFCEAFLNPGDGVLVFSPYFPTYLPNIERRGARMVLSDLKQSNEFRPDIADIKKFLEEDPSPKAIFLNSPHNPTGGVIQEEDLKAIADLIRGKNIAVFSDEPYCHMVWQGKHHSILAQPGMMDQCVSAYTFSKSYSMSGWRLGFCVASEAVATSIGKMVNTTLSCTPPIVQLAGAAALNCDSVERDEVMLKFREKVVLLTNKLNAIEHFHALDPHATFYVFVNVAPVCNQLGITSHGLALYLLEGADDDFGIACLGGECFGEAGHGFLRFSCAEPNDRLEQAIDFIPEAISRTDRIASYLESHPAARLKAPYPAPE; this is encoded by the coding sequence GTGGCGCTAACATTAAGTGATTTCGCTCAGTCTCTTACCGTGGAAACCGCATTCAGCGTACTGGCCGTCGCCAAACAGCTTAAAGCAGAGGGTAAAGATGTCGTCGAACTCGAAGTAGGCGACAGTCCGTTTGACAGTACCGCTTCTGCCAAATCCACTGGTATTGAAGCGATCCAGAACAATCAGTCCCACTATTGTGCTTCACCTGGTATTCCCGAGTTTCGCAAGGCGGCTGCGGAATTTGTTTCGCGGGAATTCAATGTCTCTGCAAAACCGGAAAACATCGTGGTTGGTCCTGGTGCCAAAGTATTTGAGCAGTTCTTCTGCGAAGCATTTTTAAACCCCGGTGATGGAGTGCTGGTTTTCAGCCCGTATTTCCCTACATATCTGCCAAATATTGAACGTCGCGGTGCCCGCATGGTGTTGTCTGACCTCAAACAGTCAAACGAATTCCGACCTGATATCGCCGACATTAAAAAGTTTCTGGAAGAAGATCCTTCCCCCAAAGCCATCTTCCTGAACTCTCCCCACAATCCCACTGGTGGCGTCATTCAGGAAGAGGATCTGAAAGCGATCGCCGATTTGATTCGTGGCAAAAACATTGCTGTCTTCAGCGACGAGCCTTACTGCCACATGGTCTGGCAGGGCAAACATCACTCGATCCTCGCACAACCGGGCATGATGGATCAATGCGTCTCTGCATATACCTTCAGTAAATCCTACAGCATGAGTGGCTGGCGGCTGGGTTTCTGTGTGGCATCAGAAGCGGTCGCTACATCGATCGGAAAAATGGTCAACACCACACTTTCCTGCACACCACCGATTGTTCAGCTGGCTGGTGCCGCTGCGCTTAACTGCGATTCCGTCGAGCGTGACGAAGTCATGCTGAAATTCCGCGAGAAAGTGGTATTACTGACGAACAAGCTCAACGCAATCGAACACTTCCATGCGCTCGATCCACATGCCACGTTTTATGTTTTCGTTAATGTTGCTCCGGTCTGCAATCAACTCGGGATTACCAGCCACGGCCTGGCGTTGTACCTGCTGGAAGGTGCTGACGATGACTTTGGCATTGCCTGCCTGGGTGGGGAATGTTTCGGTGAAGCGGGACATGGATTTTTACGGTTCAGCTGTGCCGAGCCGAATGATCGTCTGGAACAGGCGATTGATTTCATTCCCGAAGCGATCTCGCGAACAGACCGCATTGCCAGTTATCTGGAATCGCATCCGGCTGCCCGGCTGAAAGCACCCTACCCCGCACCGGAATAA
- a CDS encoding VanZ family protein — MNRYQLLIRSGLILYWILLFTATHVPLKKGTIPQGTDVPLHFIAYAGLAFLLTWWLSLKWDRLTIKRLLLIFAGVSLFGVIDELLQGIPVLQREPSIKDWIADTTGALLGIVLFLLVSKPLLLIRNRLQQESDQPN, encoded by the coding sequence ATGAACCGTTATCAACTACTGATACGCAGCGGATTGATTCTTTACTGGATTCTCCTGTTCACGGCGACTCATGTTCCACTCAAGAAGGGAACTATCCCGCAGGGGACCGATGTGCCCCTGCACTTTATCGCTTATGCAGGGTTGGCGTTTCTACTGACATGGTGGCTGTCACTGAAATGGGACAGGCTGACGATAAAACGACTGTTACTGATTTTTGCTGGAGTCAGCCTGTTTGGTGTGATTGACGAACTGCTGCAAGGCATTCCCGTCTTACAACGCGAACCGAGCATCAAAGACTGGATTGCCGATACAACCGGCGCGCTTCTGGGAATTGTGCTATTTCTGCTAGTAAGCAAACCGCTGCTGTTAATCAGAAACCGTCTCCAGCAGGAATCCGATCAACCGAATTGA
- the zwf gene encoding glucose-6-phosphate dehydrogenase, with protein sequence MANSSSASDLTTATILIFGASGDLTARKLIPALYDLWSEGFLSEELPIIGLARRSKTDEQFRNEQRESVAQFTRTGTVSDEKWATFSKRLYYREVDITDKSDHVSLKSTIETVERETVGDVISKRVAYLATAPSLFYPAVQALSRAEMIPRNTDDQWLRVVIEKPFGHDLTSAQKLSQELSELLSEDQIYRIDHYLGKETVQNILLFRLSNSIFEPLLNRNHVDHVQITVAESQGIEHGRGGYYDRSGALRDVLQNHVLQLLCLIAMEPPALFSGEEIRDEKLKVLKTLTPGTKGPISEWAVAGQYTAGQSQNQAVPGYREEERVPADSQRETFVAMEVLVENWRWEGVPFYLRTGKRLPERVSEIAIQFKHPPMNLFTTVECDGDICSMVERKPNELIFRIQPKESISMKFSTKRPGMQYQIQPVTMDFAFEDAYHTSLPEAYERLLMDVLRGDSTLFTRSDELEAAWKFVTPVLEQWEKPEHTPEPYYAGTWGPAGAINLLEKSKRRWRTPSTSKKL encoded by the coding sequence ATGGCCAATTCAAGTTCCGCTAGCGACCTGACCACAGCAACCATCCTGATTTTTGGTGCTTCCGGCGATTTGACTGCGCGTAAGCTGATTCCCGCGTTATATGACCTGTGGAGCGAAGGCTTTCTCTCAGAGGAACTGCCGATTATCGGTCTGGCTCGTCGTTCCAAAACGGACGAACAGTTTCGCAATGAACAGCGTGAATCGGTGGCGCAGTTTACCCGTACTGGAACGGTATCTGATGAGAAGTGGGCTACGTTTTCCAAACGGCTCTACTACCGTGAAGTTGATATTACGGACAAGAGCGACCATGTTTCACTGAAATCCACGATTGAAACTGTGGAACGTGAGACGGTGGGAGATGTAATTTCCAAACGCGTCGCCTACCTGGCGACGGCCCCTTCGTTGTTTTATCCCGCAGTACAGGCACTCTCGCGAGCAGAGATGATCCCCCGCAACACAGACGATCAATGGTTAAGGGTCGTTATTGAAAAGCCGTTTGGCCACGACCTTACTTCGGCACAGAAACTGAGCCAGGAGTTGAGCGAACTTTTATCCGAGGACCAGATCTACCGCATCGATCATTATCTTGGTAAAGAGACTGTCCAGAATATTCTGTTATTCCGTTTGAGTAACTCCATCTTTGAGCCTCTGCTGAATCGTAATCATGTTGATCATGTACAGATCACCGTGGCGGAATCACAGGGAATTGAGCATGGTCGTGGCGGTTATTATGACCGATCTGGCGCCTTGCGGGATGTGCTGCAGAATCACGTGCTGCAGTTGCTGTGTCTGATTGCCATGGAACCACCGGCACTCTTCAGCGGTGAAGAAATCCGTGATGAAAAACTTAAAGTACTCAAAACCCTGACGCCGGGGACAAAAGGTCCCATTTCGGAATGGGCTGTTGCCGGTCAGTATACCGCGGGGCAATCGCAGAATCAGGCGGTTCCCGGTTATCGGGAAGAAGAACGCGTGCCCGCCGACTCACAACGAGAAACGTTTGTTGCGATGGAAGTTCTGGTGGAAAACTGGCGCTGGGAAGGGGTCCCATTTTATCTGCGTACGGGGAAACGCCTGCCCGAACGTGTGAGTGAGATAGCGATTCAGTTCAAACATCCTCCTATGAATCTGTTTACAACCGTGGAATGTGATGGCGATATCTGTTCGATGGTAGAGCGCAAGCCGAATGAGTTGATCTTCCGCATCCAGCCTAAAGAGTCGATTTCAATGAAATTTTCGACGAAGCGACCTGGAATGCAGTATCAGATTCAACCGGTCACGATGGACTTCGCGTTTGAAGATGCGTACCACACAAGTCTGCCTGAAGCCTATGAGCGATTGCTGATGGATGTTCTACGTGGCGATTCAACCTTGTTTACCCGTAGCGATGAGTTAGAAGCCGCCTGGAAGTTTGTGACTCCCGTACTGGAGCAATGGGAGAAGCCCGAGCATACACCAGAACCATATTACGCCGGAACCTGGGGGCCCGCAGGTGCAATTAATCTGCTGGAGAAATCGAAGCGGCGCTGGCGCACTCCTTCCACGAGTAAGAAGTTGTAA
- the ispG gene encoding (E)-4-hydroxy-3-methylbut-2-enyl-diphosphate synthase has translation MQLPRNPTREVRIGTVTIGNAHPIAVQSMTATKTSNIDATVAQIHSLEQAGADIVRIAVDNKREAAALIEIRKQTTVPLTVDLQENYRLAEVIAPYVNKLRYNPGHLYHHEPEKAWQEKVRFIAEVAKDNDCAMRVGVNCGSVDPAKLEKYDPHDSISPMLESALDHCEFLESIDFTRFCVSLKDSDPAKVIEVNTRFAAKRPDIPLHLGVTEAGLPPDGVIKTRIAFEQLVSKGIGDTIRVSLTVPNDRKGEEIEAGHSILNDIAAGRVRSVVDFDQKGLNIISCPSCSRVENEVFVDLAADVKQMTAYAKDHKITIAVMGCRVNGPGETDDADLGLWCGPNYVNLKKGSESLGRYSYDDILPRLKGELDALIEQQSAKI, from the coding sequence TTGCAATTACCACGTAATCCAACCAGAGAAGTGAGAATTGGTACAGTGACGATTGGAAACGCTCATCCCATCGCCGTCCAAAGCATGACTGCTACCAAGACCAGCAACATCGACGCGACCGTTGCCCAGATTCACTCGCTCGAACAGGCGGGGGCGGATATCGTGAGAATTGCAGTCGATAATAAGCGGGAAGCGGCAGCGTTAATTGAAATCCGTAAGCAGACCACCGTTCCGCTGACCGTCGATCTGCAGGAAAATTATCGCCTGGCGGAAGTGATTGCCCCATACGTCAACAAACTGCGGTATAACCCGGGGCATCTCTATCACCATGAGCCGGAAAAAGCCTGGCAGGAAAAAGTTCGTTTTATCGCCGAAGTTGCGAAAGACAATGACTGTGCGATGCGGGTGGGAGTGAACTGCGGATCCGTCGATCCGGCCAAGCTGGAAAAGTATGATCCACATGATTCCATTTCGCCGATGCTGGAAAGCGCACTGGATCACTGTGAATTTCTGGAATCCATTGATTTTACGCGGTTCTGTGTTTCATTGAAAGATTCTGATCCAGCGAAAGTGATTGAAGTCAACACCCGGTTTGCCGCGAAACGACCGGATATTCCACTGCACCTGGGCGTCACGGAAGCGGGCCTGCCTCCGGACGGAGTGATTAAAACCCGGATCGCATTCGAACAACTGGTCAGTAAAGGTATCGGTGATACGATTCGTGTATCTCTGACCGTTCCCAATGACCGCAAAGGAGAAGAGATTGAAGCCGGGCATTCCATTCTGAATGATATTGCTGCCGGCCGGGTTCGATCGGTTGTCGATTTTGATCAGAAAGGATTGAATATCATCAGCTGTCCCAGCTGTTCCCGTGTCGAGAATGAAGTCTTCGTGGATCTGGCGGCAGACGTGAAACAGATGACCGCGTATGCCAAAGACCATAAAATTACGATTGCCGTGATGGGTTGCCGGGTCAATGGTCCTGGTGAGACAGACGACGCCGACCTGGGGCTCTGGTGCGGGCCGAATTATGTAAATCTGAAAAAGGGGAGCGAATCACTGGGACGCTATTCTTATGATGATATACTGCCTCGACTCAAAGGCGAACTGGACGCGTTGATTGAACAGCAGTCGGCAAAGATTTAA
- a CDS encoding tetratricopeptide repeat protein, translating into MNRQIAGMLVGLSLFSGCGSESQPASQQAVKPENTAKTIAQTTTEKKRETSSEESLPHQKPNLTASAPAQAKVDDTSLQKAEEFFLRGLEFQKQGKLAESTQELTMAIKLNPQVSRYYFHRGSAWADLKQDASAIVDLTKAIEMDPKNAQYYYTRALFFMTRGGAELAVKDFTKAIECKPDSLQALNNRGLLFATTGKLKQARADFERVLEIKPDSIDAMNNLGFALMNLNETDKALEVLNRVLQLNPKYLNAYDNRGLVWQRRKEYDKAIADFTKAIELSPNSLKFYRQRMTVYQLAEQPEKQKADEEKIIWLQKLAGLNERLAKTPDDTELILERAQFYLASEMREKAMKDYAKIVELTQDTGRGYYIRGALYLEENKLDRCIQECSRAIKIQPQPEAYSVRGDAFMKQGDVEHALRDFERAKRIDEIVAKAYLMRSKSYKEQGEHKKAAQDYERAVAIDPSLGPGKLDKEKTAGKPVIRPIQ; encoded by the coding sequence ATGAATCGTCAGATTGCAGGGATGCTAGTCGGTTTATCACTGTTCAGCGGATGTGGTTCTGAGTCGCAACCAGCTTCACAGCAAGCAGTTAAACCAGAGAACACTGCTAAAACAATAGCGCAGACTACGACTGAAAAAAAACGGGAAACCAGTTCAGAGGAATCGCTTCCGCATCAGAAGCCGAATTTAACAGCTTCCGCCCCTGCGCAGGCAAAGGTCGATGATACTTCCCTGCAGAAAGCCGAAGAATTCTTCCTGCGAGGCCTGGAGTTTCAGAAGCAGGGCAAGCTGGCTGAATCGACACAGGAACTGACCATGGCGATCAAATTGAATCCCCAGGTTTCCCGGTACTACTTTCATCGAGGCAGTGCCTGGGCCGATTTAAAACAGGACGCCAGTGCCATCGTCGACCTGACGAAAGCGATCGAGATGGACCCGAAAAACGCACAGTACTACTACACGCGCGCACTATTTTTCATGACACGCGGCGGTGCGGAACTCGCTGTGAAAGATTTCACCAAAGCCATTGAGTGCAAGCCAGACAGTCTTCAGGCATTGAACAATCGGGGACTCCTGTTTGCGACGACAGGCAAACTTAAGCAAGCCCGTGCAGATTTCGAACGGGTCCTGGAAATCAAACCAGACAGTATTGATGCGATGAATAATCTCGGGTTCGCATTAATGAATCTGAATGAAACGGATAAAGCATTAGAAGTTCTTAACAGAGTACTGCAGCTGAACCCCAAATATCTGAACGCCTACGACAACCGGGGACTGGTCTGGCAGAGACGCAAAGAGTATGACAAAGCCATCGCTGATTTTACGAAAGCCATTGAACTCAGTCCCAACAGCCTGAAATTTTACCGGCAACGAATGACCGTGTATCAACTGGCAGAGCAGCCTGAGAAACAGAAAGCCGATGAAGAAAAAATCATCTGGCTGCAGAAACTGGCTGGACTGAATGAGCGACTTGCCAAGACCCCGGATGATACCGAGCTAATTCTGGAACGTGCCCAGTTTTATCTGGCATCGGAAATGCGCGAAAAAGCGATGAAGGATTATGCAAAAATCGTCGAACTCACGCAGGACACGGGTCGTGGGTATTATATCCGCGGTGCGTTGTACTTAGAGGAAAACAAGCTGGATCGCTGCATTCAGGAATGTTCCCGGGCCATCAAAATCCAGCCTCAACCGGAAGCATATTCCGTGCGTGGTGATGCATTCATGAAACAGGGAGATGTGGAACATGCACTGCGCGACTTCGAACGCGCCAAGCGGATCGATGAAATTGTCGCCAAAGCCTATTTGATGCGTTCTAAATCTTATAAGGAACAAGGCGAGCATAAAAAAGCAGCCCAAGACTATGAACGTGCTGTTGCCATCGACCCTTCTCTCGGACCTGGAAAACTGGACAAAGAGAAAACAGCAGGTAAACCCGTGATTCGGCCTATTCAATAA
- a CDS encoding outer membrane protein assembly factor BamB family protein, giving the protein MSGGFLDENGYAEHSSQPANELDITDLLFVSFNSRVVALNRDTGALLWSWKSPKGRSNYLAILVDEEQLFVSIDGYTYCLDPFTGREIWFNPLKGYGYGIHSLATANFNTGSAAAAELIAREQNRQQRGAQ; this is encoded by the coding sequence ATGAGCGGTGGTTTTCTGGATGAAAATGGATACGCAGAGCATTCTTCTCAGCCGGCGAACGAACTGGATATCACTGACCTGTTATTCGTCAGTTTCAATTCTCGGGTGGTCGCGTTAAACCGTGATACAGGAGCGCTGCTCTGGTCCTGGAAATCGCCCAAAGGTCGTTCCAATTATCTCGCGATTCTTGTGGATGAAGAACAGCTCTTCGTCTCAATCGATGGCTATACCTACTGCCTGGATCCCTTCACCGGACGTGAAATCTGGTTTAATCCCCTTAAGGGTTACGGATATGGAATTCACAGTCTTGCAACTGCAAATTTCAATACTGGATCTGCAGCGGCGGCGGAGTTAATAGCCCGAGAGCAGAATCGGCAACAACGTGGTGCGCAGTAA
- a CDS encoding GNAT family N-acetyltransferase encodes MDYSITQATPSDDQEELNSLINRNFKKTDSQWFNWSHHQNPFGENYCWLAHEESAGKLIGSTGLLTRRMCCDGKSLAVGQAESINIDEEHRSAQAALKLQRALIAHLPDTDFNFVYGMTDTATAVFKRCRYRQVGTFQHWVKPIRTEYKFKDRISSPLVRKGVAWLADLGLRLYSQETRTFLPHQNKINFDAPIDERFETLFREHSAGLVMVERTREFLEWRFRQEPSTRFQIMTLEDRNQSLLGYMVFVLGETGRGGDFAAGIQDFFYRDLKSFRLMLTAFSGYCRQIGMETIVMNYFGREEVSKLLTSFGFFQRHSQTNVFVYANPEFQDFSLEPLLDENHWHLTNAELLS; translated from the coding sequence ATGGACTATTCAATCACTCAGGCGACCCCGAGTGACGATCAGGAAGAACTGAATTCTCTGATTAATCGGAACTTTAAGAAAACCGACTCTCAGTGGTTTAACTGGTCTCACCATCAGAATCCATTCGGTGAGAACTATTGCTGGCTTGCGCATGAAGAATCTGCGGGAAAGCTGATTGGTTCGACGGGTTTATTAACACGTCGCATGTGTTGTGACGGCAAATCTTTAGCGGTAGGCCAGGCAGAATCAATTAATATCGATGAAGAGCATCGGTCTGCTCAGGCTGCATTAAAATTACAACGCGCTCTCATTGCGCACCTGCCCGATACCGATTTCAATTTTGTATATGGTATGACTGATACTGCGACGGCTGTATTTAAGCGGTGTCGCTATCGACAGGTGGGAACATTCCAGCACTGGGTCAAACCCATTCGTACGGAATACAAATTCAAAGACAGAATCTCATCACCCCTGGTCAGAAAAGGAGTTGCCTGGCTGGCCGATTTGGGTTTACGGCTCTATTCACAGGAGACACGGACATTTTTACCCCATCAGAACAAAATCAATTTTGATGCCCCGATTGATGAACGCTTTGAAACTCTGTTCCGTGAGCATTCTGCAGGCCTGGTGATGGTTGAGCGGACACGCGAGTTTCTGGAATGGCGTTTTCGTCAGGAACCCAGTACCCGGTTTCAGATCATGACTCTGGAAGACCGCAATCAGAGTCTGTTGGGGTACATGGTGTTTGTACTGGGAGAGACGGGGCGCGGTGGTGATTTTGCTGCTGGCATTCAGGATTTTTTCTATCGAGATCTGAAATCATTTCGGCTGATGCTGACGGCTTTCAGCGGTTATTGTCGTCAGATTGGTATGGAGACCATCGTGATGAATTACTTTGGTCGTGAAGAAGTTTCGAAACTGCTGACCAGCTTCGGTTTTTTCCAGAGGCATTCACAGACAAACGTGTTTGTGTATGCCAATCCGGAATTCCAGGATTTTTCGCTTGAACCCCTTCTTGATGAAAATCACTGGCATCTCACCAATGCAGAACTGCTGTCCTGA